A region from the Buteo buteo chromosome 19, bButBut1.hap1.1, whole genome shotgun sequence genome encodes:
- the MGST1 gene encoding microsomal glutathione S-transferase 1, giving the protein MAKLTQLIDNEVFRAYATYTVIVLLKMMLMSLITAYFRITRKAFVNPEDTAVFGKGESAKKNLRTDPDVERVRRGHLNDLENIVPFLGIGLLYALSGPELSTALLHFRIFAGARIVHTFAYLIPLPQPSRGLSWAVGYTVTILMAYRVLKTALYL; this is encoded by the exons ATGGCTAAATTGACCCAGTTAATTGACAATGAAGTCTTCCGGGCTTATGCTACCTATACAGTTATTGTTCTTCTAAAAATGATGCTAATGAGTCTTATAACAGCATACTTCAGAATCACAAGAAAG GCATTTGTCAACCCAGAAGATACAGCAGTATTTGGAAAAGGTGAGAGTGCTAAAAAAAATCTGCGGACTGATCCAGATGTCGAACGTGTACGCAG AGGCCACCTGAATGACCTTGAAAATATTGTCCCGTTTCTTGGCATTGGACTACTGTATGCTCTTAGTGGCCCTGAACTGTCCACAGCCTTGCTGCATTTCAGGATCTTCGCTGGGGCTAGGATTGTTCACACTTTTGCATATTTGatccctcttccccagcccagcagaggTTTGTCTTGGGCAGTTGGCTATACAGTGACCATCCTGATGGCATACAGAGTGCTGAAGACAGCGTTGTACCTGTAG